In one window of Vallitalea okinawensis DNA:
- a CDS encoding YaaA family protein produces MKIIISPSKTQSFDESKVNKVLTTPLLKKQSDELRNILCGYTKEELGHILKIKSKLLDQVYEAYHSNDEKKGAAIEVYTGAVFQQLQVDSYRGMAYDYLKDHLFILSALYGILKPFDWIEPYRLDMGHRILNETLYEFWKNELDKVLKDEEVIINLASNEFSRLIKQPMVTINFKELRDGQYKLIGTYAKIARGKILHYMISENIKELEDIKGFQGEGYKFNKELSTDQEFIFTR; encoded by the coding sequence ATGAAAATAATAATTTCACCAAGTAAGACACAAAGCTTTGATGAATCAAAAGTTAATAAGGTTTTAACAACACCTCTTTTAAAAAAACAATCAGATGAACTAAGAAATATCTTATGTGGTTATACAAAAGAGGAATTAGGTCACATACTAAAAATTAAAAGCAAATTATTAGACCAAGTTTATGAGGCTTATCATAGTAATGATGAAAAGAAAGGTGCAGCTATAGAAGTCTACACAGGGGCAGTTTTTCAGCAACTTCAGGTAGATAGCTATAGAGGGATGGCATATGATTATCTAAAGGATCACTTGTTCATCTTATCAGCGTTATACGGTATATTAAAACCTTTTGATTGGATAGAACCTTATCGATTAGATATGGGGCATCGGATATTGAACGAGACTTTATATGAGTTTTGGAAGAATGAACTAGATAAAGTACTTAAGGACGAAGAAGTAATTATCAACTTGGCTTCTAACGAATTCAGCAGGTTGATTAAGCAACCCATGGTGACGATTAATTTTAAAGAGTTAAGAGATGGTCAATATAAATTGATAGGCACTTACGCAAAAATAGCCAGGGGCAAAATACTTCATTACATGATCAGTGAGAATATTAAGGAGCTAGAAGATATAAAGGGTTTTCAAGGTGAAGGTTATAAGTTTAATAAAGAATTATCTACTGATCAAGAATTTATATTCACGAGGTAG
- a CDS encoding DNA topoisomerase III, whose amino-acid sequence MVKKLVLAEKPSVGREIARVLKCTKKGNGFIEGNQYIVTWALGHLVTLADPEAYNKQYASWRMEDLPMLPDRLKLIVIKKTRKQYESVKSQLFRKDVNEVIIATDAGREGELVARWILDKSGCKKPIKRLWISSVTDKAIKDGFNSLKDGRQYNNLYHSAVARAEADWFVGINATRALTCKYNAQLSCGRVQTPTLAMVASREEEIKNFQPKSYYGLKAYTKGVGFAWQDQKNKSSRSFNKERIDGLYKSLSNSKDAKVVDVKKATKKSFAPRLYDLTDLQRDANRLFSFSAKETLSIMQRLYESHKVLTYPRTDSRYLTDDMVDSLKDRVRACCVGPYRTAAAPLLKTTIRGNKSFVDNKKVSDHHAIVPTEESVMLSKLSDKERKIYDLVVKRFIAVLYPPCEFDQMTVTMEMGKEIFVVKGKKITNQGWKKVYDIELDEENEEDDEQSLPEFKVGEKLAINQVKLTSGETKPPSPLNEGTLLAAMENPAKYMSGEKKDLVKVIGETGGIGTVATRADIIEKLFNNFLLEKKGKSIYITSKGKQLLELVPEELRSPALTAKWEQKLIAISKGQLQKKNFIDEMKGYTKVVIKEVKNSTETFKHDNVTMNRCPDCGKFMLEVNGKKGKMLVCQDRECGYRKPISKLTNARCPNCHKKLELKGEGEGQIFVCVCGYREKMKNFKERKNKQNDSGNKRDVNKYLKNQKKKDDEPFNSAFGDAFSNLKL is encoded by the coding sequence ATGGTAAAGAAACTAGTATTAGCAGAAAAACCTTCTGTTGGTCGTGAAATAGCCAGAGTACTAAAATGTACTAAGAAAGGTAACGGCTTCATCGAGGGTAATCAATATATTGTAACATGGGCTTTAGGTCATCTAGTGACTTTAGCGGATCCAGAGGCTTATAACAAGCAATATGCCTCTTGGCGTATGGAAGATTTACCAATGCTACCTGATCGTTTAAAGTTAATCGTTATAAAGAAGACTCGTAAACAATATGAGAGCGTTAAGAGTCAACTATTTAGAAAAGATGTGAATGAAGTTATCATCGCAACGGATGCAGGGCGAGAAGGTGAATTAGTAGCAAGATGGATTCTTGATAAATCAGGTTGTAAAAAACCAATCAAGCGTTTATGGATATCTTCGGTGACCGATAAAGCGATAAAAGATGGTTTCAATAGTTTAAAAGATGGACGTCAATATAATAATCTTTATCATTCTGCTGTGGCAAGAGCTGAAGCAGACTGGTTTGTAGGAATCAATGCTACGAGAGCATTAACATGTAAATATAATGCCCAACTATCTTGTGGACGTGTTCAAACCCCAACCTTAGCTATGGTAGCTTCAAGAGAAGAAGAGATTAAGAATTTTCAACCTAAAAGTTATTATGGATTAAAAGCATATACTAAAGGGGTAGGATTTGCATGGCAAGATCAAAAAAATAAAAGTAGTCGCTCCTTCAATAAAGAGCGTATAGATGGGTTATATAAATCTCTTAGCAATAGTAAAGATGCCAAGGTTGTTGATGTTAAGAAAGCGACTAAAAAGAGTTTTGCACCAAGACTTTATGATTTAACAGATCTACAAAGGGATGCTAACCGTTTATTCAGTTTTTCAGCAAAGGAAACCCTATCCATTATGCAACGTTTATATGAGAGCCATAAAGTCCTTACTTATCCTCGAACAGATTCTAGGTATTTAACAGATGATATGGTTGATAGTTTGAAGGACCGTGTTAGAGCATGCTGTGTTGGACCATATAGAACAGCAGCAGCGCCGCTTTTGAAGACTACAATAAGAGGGAATAAGTCTTTTGTTGATAACAAAAAAGTATCAGATCACCATGCCATTGTTCCCACAGAAGAATCTGTTATGTTAAGTAAATTATCTGATAAGGAACGTAAAATCTATGATCTAGTTGTAAAGCGTTTCATTGCTGTATTATACCCACCATGTGAGTTTGACCAGATGACTGTAACCATGGAAATGGGTAAGGAAATATTTGTAGTTAAAGGGAAGAAAATTACGAATCAAGGTTGGAAAAAAGTTTACGATATAGAGCTAGATGAAGAGAATGAAGAAGATGATGAGCAATCACTTCCTGAGTTTAAAGTAGGAGAGAAGTTGGCTATAAATCAAGTGAAGTTAACTTCAGGTGAAACAAAGCCACCATCACCACTCAATGAAGGTACTCTTTTAGCAGCGATGGAGAATCCTGCTAAATACATGAGTGGAGAAAAGAAAGATCTAGTTAAAGTGATTGGTGAAACTGGTGGTATCGGTACTGTAGCAACAAGGGCAGATATCATTGAAAAACTCTTTAATAACTTCCTATTAGAGAAAAAAGGTAAGTCCATTTATATAACGTCTAAGGGTAAACAGTTATTAGAGTTAGTCCCGGAAGAACTTAGATCACCTGCCTTAACAGCCAAGTGGGAGCAAAAGCTTATTGCTATTTCAAAGGGGCAACTTCAGAAGAAGAATTTCATCGATGAGATGAAGGGGTATACCAAAGTTGTTATCAAAGAAGTTAAGAACAGCACAGAAACTTTCAAGCATGATAATGTCACCATGAATCGATGTCCAGATTGTGGTAAATTTATGTTAGAGGTCAATGGGAAAAAAGGAAAGATGCTAGTATGTCAAGATAGAGAATGCGGCTACCGTAAGCCTATTTCTAAGCTAACAAATGCTCGCTGCCCTAATTGTCATAAGAAGTTAGAACTAAAGGGTGAAGGGGAAGGTCAAATCTTTGTGTGTGTATGTGGTTATCGAGAAAAGATGAAAAATTTCAAAGAACGTAAAAATAAGCAAAATGATTCAGGTAATAAACGAGATGTGAATAAATACCTTAAGAATCAAAAGAAAAAAGATGATGAACCATTTAATTCTGCTTTTGGTGATGCATTCTCCAATTTAAAGCTATAG
- a CDS encoding MFS transporter: MLTNKIRSMYERNTNYCWIIVALSVMTVFFSGPGQTYFISGFIDSFIKEFDISRTEISSYYSTATFIAGILLIFVGRFIDRYGHRRMTMIIASLLGITCILCGNVPSAILLIAVFFLLRLLGQGSMVLLPSTLIPNWFTKRRAMALSLVTLGGVIGSVVIPPINTWALYYFSWRIIWMFWGGLLLVFFVPIVALFLYNEPNSIHKEEGVDKKEQEEISWTLGEALRTKAFWFMVYSQSVPAFVNTGLYFHMYSIMEQKGLSSAIAAMTLSAIGLFSFPATFIAGYVLDRVKVHYVYFITFVFQALGTLLLLFVDNQAIAIVFAFIFGIITGFQNVCRRLVWPEYYGKKHLSSISGLTMTALVIGSSLGPLIIGIGYDYFGSYSTVILVMVLAPVLAALLSILSPKPIKKIK; this comes from the coding sequence ATGCTAACAAATAAAATTAGAAGCATGTATGAAAGGAATACAAATTACTGTTGGATCATAGTTGCACTGTCAGTCATGACAGTATTTTTTTCTGGTCCTGGGCAAACCTACTTTATATCAGGTTTTATAGATTCTTTTATTAAGGAATTTGATATTAGTCGTACTGAAATTTCAAGTTATTACTCTACGGCAACATTTATTGCAGGAATACTCCTAATCTTTGTTGGGCGTTTTATCGATCGCTATGGACATCGCAGGATGACGATGATTATAGCCAGTCTGCTAGGTATCACCTGTATACTTTGCGGTAATGTACCTTCAGCCATTTTGCTGATTGCCGTATTCTTCTTACTTCGTTTATTAGGACAAGGATCCATGGTGTTATTGCCATCTACTTTGATACCTAACTGGTTCACAAAAAGACGTGCAATGGCACTGAGTTTAGTAACATTAGGTGGAGTTATTGGTTCTGTCGTCATTCCACCGATTAATACATGGGCACTCTATTATTTCAGTTGGCGAATTATATGGATGTTCTGGGGAGGACTTCTACTTGTATTTTTTGTTCCTATTGTGGCTCTATTTCTTTATAATGAACCTAATAGTATACATAAAGAAGAAGGCGTGGATAAGAAAGAGCAGGAAGAAATCAGTTGGACACTTGGTGAAGCATTAAGAACGAAGGCTTTTTGGTTTATGGTGTATAGTCAGTCTGTACCTGCTTTTGTTAATACAGGACTTTACTTTCACATGTATTCTATTATGGAGCAGAAGGGGTTATCATCTGCAATAGCAGCTATGACTTTAAGTGCTATTGGGTTATTTTCATTTCCTGCTACTTTTATTGCTGGTTATGTATTGGATAGAGTTAAAGTACACTACGTTTATTTCATAACTTTTGTCTTTCAAGCATTAGGTACACTTTTACTGCTATTTGTAGATAACCAAGCAATAGCAATAGTATTTGCCTTTATTTTTGGAATCATAACAGGGTTCCAAAATGTATGCAGACGTTTGGTATGGCCAGAGTATTATGGAAAGAAGCACTTGAGTTCAATCAGTGGTCTGACCATGACAGCATTGGTCATTGGATCATCATTGGGACCACTTATTATAGGTATAGGATATGATTATTTTGGAAGTTATTCTACTGTGATTCTTGTTATGGTATTGGCACCGGTATTAGCAGCCTTATTATCAATTCTCTCTCCTAAGCCAATAAAAAAAATTAAATAG
- a CDS encoding alpha-galactosidase, whose protein sequence is MAIIINENNKLFHLQTKNTSYIMQIYKKSYLSHVYWGKKIHSPEGDNLAFQYAGNGSVPRPDLEDKTYTLASLAQEYSAYGTSDYRYPAFQVQHKDGSTICDVRVEGYKIHQGKPEIKDMPSTYVETGDKVETLEIILKDELKSFKVSLYYAVYEDYDVITRWAVLHNEGDDEVKVLRALSTQVDFSDNDYEMLYLNGSWGRERHVVREKVNRNIHMIDSKLGGSGHVYNPFIAVMRPTTDEFKGDVYGFNLVYSGNFIAGTEVEQFGSMRVTMGINPFDFSWLLEAGEAFTTPEAVMVYSSEGLNGMSKCFHKIYRERLCRGQFRDAERPILINNWEATYFDFDHNKLVDIATEASKLGIELFVLDDGWFGNRNDDHRALGDWFVNRNKLPGGIQGVADAINELGMQFGLWVEPEMVNPDSELYREHPDWCIHLEGRSRTEGRHQLILDLSREDVCDYLINILTDVFSSGNIGYVKWDMNRFMTEIGSALLPPDRQREVPHRYILGLYRVMDTLTKKFPHILFEGCASGGGRMDPGILYYMPQFWTSDNTDAIERLYIQYGTSMVYPQSTMGAHVSECPNHQVERTTPLKTRADVAMSANFGYELDATKMTDIEKAEVKEQVEWYKKQRSLIQYGDFYRLVSPFEGEDAAWMIVSQDKKECLVYYYQKLSQANSASKDIKLAGLADDMVYMDYETGSKYYGDQLMNLGVRIPNLKDFGSKIIHFKAE, encoded by the coding sequence ATGGCGATTATTATTAATGAAAATAATAAATTATTTCACTTACAAACGAAAAATACAAGTTATATTATGCAGATATATAAAAAAAGTTATTTAAGTCATGTTTATTGGGGAAAGAAAATACACTCACCTGAGGGAGATAATCTAGCTTTTCAATATGCTGGCAATGGATCAGTACCACGTCCGGATCTAGAAGATAAGACATACACATTGGCAAGCTTAGCTCAGGAATACAGTGCATACGGTACATCAGATTATCGTTATCCAGCTTTTCAAGTTCAACATAAAGATGGTAGTACCATATGTGATGTAAGGGTTGAGGGCTATAAGATACATCAGGGGAAACCTGAAATTAAAGATATGCCCAGCACCTATGTGGAAACTGGGGATAAAGTTGAGACATTAGAGATCATATTAAAGGACGAATTGAAATCTTTCAAGGTAAGTTTGTATTATGCAGTCTATGAAGATTATGATGTCATTACTCGCTGGGCAGTGTTGCATAATGAGGGTGATGATGAAGTAAAGGTGTTAAGAGCTTTAAGTACACAAGTAGATTTTTCAGATAATGACTACGAAATGCTATATTTAAATGGATCTTGGGGTCGTGAGCGCCATGTTGTACGTGAAAAAGTCAACCGTAATATTCACATGATTGATAGTAAACTGGGTGGAAGTGGACATGTGTATAACCCTTTTATTGCTGTTATGCGTCCAACTACTGATGAATTTAAAGGTGATGTATACGGCTTTAACCTAGTGTACAGCGGTAATTTTATAGCGGGTACAGAAGTTGAGCAGTTTGGTTCTATGCGCGTAACCATGGGGATTAATCCTTTTGACTTTAGCTGGTTATTAGAAGCAGGAGAAGCTTTTACTACTCCAGAAGCTGTAATGGTTTATTCTTCTGAAGGTCTAAATGGTATGTCGAAGTGTTTCCATAAGATCTATCGTGAACGTTTATGTAGAGGACAGTTTAGAGATGCAGAAAGACCAATCCTTATCAATAACTGGGAAGCTACTTATTTTGATTTTGATCATAATAAACTAGTGGATATCGCTACAGAAGCATCTAAGCTTGGCATTGAATTGTTCGTTTTAGATGATGGTTGGTTTGGTAACCGTAACGATGATCATCGAGCATTAGGTGATTGGTTTGTCAATAGAAATAAGCTGCCTGGAGGTATTCAAGGAGTTGCAGATGCTATTAATGAACTAGGTATGCAATTTGGCTTATGGGTGGAGCCTGAAATGGTGAATCCAGATAGTGAGCTGTACAGAGAACATCCAGATTGGTGTATTCATTTAGAAGGCCGTAGCCGTACAGAGGGACGTCATCAGTTAATACTAGATTTATCAAGAGAAGATGTTTGTGACTACCTCATTAACATCCTTACAGATGTTTTCTCTTCAGGGAATATAGGTTATGTGAAGTGGGATATGAACCGTTTTATGACTGAAATAGGGTCAGCCTTGTTGCCGCCAGATCGTCAGAGAGAGGTTCCGCATCGTTATATATTAGGATTATACAGAGTTATGGATACTTTAACTAAGAAGTTCCCACATATTCTTTTTGAGGGTTGTGCATCAGGAGGAGGGCGTATGGACCCAGGTATTCTCTACTACATGCCACAGTTCTGGACAAGTGATAATACAGATGCTATTGAAAGACTATATATTCAATACGGTACAAGTATGGTTTATCCTCAGAGCACAATGGGAGCACATGTCTCCGAATGTCCGAATCATCAAGTGGAGCGTACAACGCCATTGAAAACTAGAGCAGATGTGGCAATGTCTGCAAACTTTGGTTATGAATTAGATGCCACTAAGATGACAGATATAGAAAAAGCAGAAGTAAAAGAACAAGTTGAATGGTATAAAAAACAACGCAGCCTCATTCAATACGGTGATTTCTACCGTTTAGTTAGTCCATTTGAGGGGGAGGATGCCGCTTGGATGATTGTTTCACAGGATAAGAAAGAGTGCCTTGTCTATTACTATCAAAAACTCAGTCAGGCTAATTCTGCATCAAAAGACATTAAGCTAGCAGGTTTGGCAGATGATATGGTATATATGGATTATGAAACAGGCTCCAAATACTACGGTGATCAATTAATGAACTTGGGAGTACGTATCCCTAACTTAAAGGATTTTGGAAGCAAGATTATTCACTTTAAAGCTGAATAG
- a CDS encoding ABC-F family ATP-binding cassette domain-containing protein, producing the protein MSILTVKNLSHDFGGRTIFTDISFRLLKGEHVGLIGANGEGKSTFMKIITDKLQPDEGTIEWAKNVRVGYLDQHTALEQGQSIRDVLKSAFAYLFELETRMNKICEDMTTADPDAMEVMLDELGTIQDLLTNNDFYIIDSKVEEIGRALGLSDIGLDHDVHDLSGGQRTKVLLGKLLLEKPDILLLDEPTNYLDEQHIEWLKRYLQEYENAFVLISHDIPFLNSVINLIYHVENYELNRYVGDYDNFLKVREAKQKQVEAAYKKQQQEIAQLEDFVARNKARVSTRNMAMSRQKKLDKMDRIELSREKPKPTFSFKPARASGRYLFEAKDLVIGYDSPLTKALNISMERGQKIALTGANGLGKTTLLRSILGEIKSLSGSVTLGDYLHIGYFEQEMKEDNTNTCIDEVWEEFPSYTQYEVRSALAKCGLTTDHIESKVMVLSGGEQAKVRLCKLINNETNFLVLDEPTNHLDADAKEELKRALQAYKGSILLICHEPEFYRDVVTDVWNCESWTTKSVF; encoded by the coding sequence ATGAGTATATTAACTGTAAAAAATTTAAGTCATGACTTTGGGGGTAGAACCATCTTTACGGATATCTCCTTTCGACTTCTAAAAGGTGAGCACGTTGGTTTGATCGGTGCCAATGGAGAAGGGAAATCCACGTTTATGAAGATTATTACCGATAAGCTTCAGCCAGATGAAGGAACCATTGAGTGGGCTAAGAACGTACGTGTTGGTTACTTGGATCAGCATACAGCTTTAGAGCAAGGTCAATCCATTCGGGACGTATTGAAAAGTGCTTTTGCTTATCTTTTTGAACTCGAGACACGTATGAATAAAATCTGCGAAGACATGACGACAGCGGATCCTGATGCGATGGAAGTCATGCTTGATGAATTAGGAACTATCCAAGATTTATTAACAAATAATGATTTCTACATTATTGATTCTAAAGTAGAAGAAATCGGACGAGCACTAGGCTTATCTGATATTGGTTTAGACCATGATGTTCATGACCTAAGTGGTGGTCAAAGAACGAAGGTATTGCTTGGAAAATTATTATTAGAGAAACCTGATATTCTACTACTTGATGAGCCTACTAACTATCTTGATGAACAGCATATTGAATGGTTAAAGCGGTATTTACAAGAATATGAGAATGCATTTGTTCTTATATCCCATGATATCCCGTTCTTAAATAGTGTTATTAACTTGATCTATCATGTAGAAAATTATGAATTAAACCGTTATGTTGGCGATTATGACAACTTCTTAAAAGTTAGAGAAGCGAAACAAAAGCAAGTAGAAGCTGCCTATAAGAAACAACAACAGGAAATTGCTCAATTAGAAGATTTTGTAGCCCGTAATAAAGCAAGAGTATCCACCCGTAATATGGCTATGTCTCGACAAAAGAAATTGGATAAGATGGACCGCATCGAGTTATCTAGAGAAAAACCTAAGCCAACCTTTAGTTTCAAACCAGCCAGAGCTTCCGGCCGTTATCTCTTTGAAGCAAAAGATTTGGTTATTGGTTACGATTCTCCTCTGACCAAGGCACTTAATATTAGTATGGAGCGTGGACAAAAGATTGCTTTAACCGGTGCTAATGGTTTAGGTAAGACTACACTTTTGCGTAGCATATTAGGTGAAATTAAATCTCTATCCGGTTCAGTAACCTTAGGTGATTATTTGCATATAGGATACTTTGAACAAGAAATGAAAGAAGATAATACTAACACATGTATTGATGAAGTGTGGGAAGAATTCCCTTCCTATACCCAGTATGAAGTTCGTTCTGCCTTAGCAAAATGTGGTTTAACAACAGATCATATTGAAAGTAAGGTCATGGTACTCAGTGGTGGTGAACAAGCTAAAGTCCGTTTATGTAAATTAATTAATAATGAGACTAACTTCTTGGTTCTTGATGAGCCTACTAACCACCTTGATGCAGATGCTAAAGAAGAACTAAAAAGAGCGTTACAAGCCTATAAAGGTAGCATCTTACTCATTTGCCATGAACCAGAATTCTATCGTGACGTGGTTACAGATGTATGGAACTGTGAATCTTGGACAACTAAAAGCGTGTTTTAA
- a CDS encoding ABC-F family ATP-binding cassette domain-containing protein, translated as MITVNGVSLRFGDKKLFEDVNVKFTPGNCYGVIGANGAGKSTFLKILSGDIEPNEGDISITPGERLAVLKQDHFEFDEYMVLDTVIMGHKRLYDIMKEKDAIYMKEDFSEEDGHRASELEAEFAELDGWDAEVNAEKLLMGLGIKKELHYTPMSELKGSEKVKVLLAQALFGNPDILLLDEPTNHLDFRAINWLEEFLMDYENTVIVVSHDRHFLNKVCTHMLDIDFGKAKLYIGNYDFWYESSQLALQLMKDQNKKKEEKIKELQNFIARFSSNASKAKQATSRKKLLDKISIEDIHPSSRRYPFVGFTPEREAGKDILTVEGLSKTINGVKVLNNVSFTVTKGDKITFMARNELARTCLFKILMGEMEPDEGTFKWGVTTSRAYLPKDNAEYFKKELTLVDWLRQYSPKEKSETFIRGFLGKMLFSGEEPLKKSTVLSGGEKVRCMFSKMMLSEANVLLLDEPTNHLDLESIQAVNNGLIAFKGTMLFTSHDHKFIQTIADRVIELTPVGIYDRRCTFDEYLESEDIQATVDKMYQ; from the coding sequence TTGATTACTGTTAACGGTGTTAGCCTTAGATTTGGCGATAAAAAGCTGTTTGAGGATGTTAATGTGAAATTTACACCAGGTAATTGCTATGGTGTAATTGGAGCTAATGGAGCTGGTAAGTCAACATTTTTAAAGATATTATCTGGTGACATTGAGCCTAATGAGGGGGACATAAGTATTACTCCTGGAGAGCGTTTAGCTGTTCTAAAACAGGACCACTTCGAATTTGATGAATACATGGTTTTAGATACAGTTATTATGGGCCATAAAAGACTTTATGACATTATGAAAGAAAAAGATGCTATCTACATGAAAGAAGATTTTTCAGAAGAAGATGGTCATCGCGCATCTGAGTTAGAAGCAGAGTTCGCAGAACTAGATGGATGGGATGCAGAAGTCAACGCTGAAAAATTACTTATGGGTTTAGGCATTAAGAAAGAACTGCACTATACTCCAATGAGTGAACTTAAAGGTAGTGAGAAAGTCAAAGTATTACTTGCTCAAGCATTATTTGGTAACCCAGACATACTTTTATTAGATGAGCCTACGAACCACTTGGATTTTAGAGCAATTAATTGGCTTGAGGAATTCTTAATGGATTACGAAAATACAGTGATTGTTGTATCCCATGACCGTCATTTCTTGAATAAAGTTTGTACACATATGTTAGATATTGATTTTGGTAAAGCTAAATTATACATTGGTAACTATGATTTCTGGTATGAATCCAGTCAATTAGCTCTTCAACTTATGAAGGATCAAAACAAGAAAAAAGAAGAAAAAATCAAAGAACTACAAAACTTTATTGCGCGATTTAGTTCTAATGCTTCTAAAGCAAAACAAGCTACTTCTCGTAAAAAACTATTAGACAAAATCAGTATAGAAGATATCCATCCATCAAGTCGTCGTTACCCCTTTGTTGGTTTTACTCCTGAAAGAGAAGCAGGAAAAGATATCCTGACAGTGGAAGGCTTATCTAAGACTATAAATGGTGTAAAAGTACTGAATAATGTATCTTTCACTGTTACAAAAGGGGATAAAATAACATTTATGGCTCGAAATGAATTAGCGAGAACCTGTCTATTTAAAATTCTGATGGGTGAGATGGAGCCAGATGAAGGTACATTTAAATGGGGTGTTACCACATCAAGAGCATATTTACCAAAAGATAACGCAGAGTATTTCAAGAAAGAGCTAACTTTAGTTGACTGGTTGAGACAGTATTCACCGAAAGAAAAATCAGAGACATTTATCCGTGGTTTCCTAGGCAAAATGCTTTTCTCAGGAGAAGAACCATTAAAAAAATCAACTGTACTATCTGGAGGAGAAAAAGTACGTTGTATGTTCTCTAAAATGATGCTTTCAGAAGCTAATGTTCTATTATTAGATGAGCCGACTAACCATCTTGACTTAGAGTCTATTCAAGCAGTTAATAATGGACTAATTGCGTTTAAAGGTACGATGCTCTTCACATCTCATGATCATAAGTTCATTCAAACAATTGCAGATCGAGTTATCGAACTTACACCGGTAGGAATTTATGACCGTCGTTGTACATTTGATGAATATCTTGAAAGTGAAGATATTCAAGCGACAGTAGATAAGATGTATCAATAA
- a CDS encoding HD domain-containing protein, with amino-acid sequence MIIDTLYWSCIEDLCQHPKVRMMKKYKHHKDLSCLEHSLRVSFLSYMLCKSLNLDYRAAARGGLLHDFFLYEWKTEKCELGLHGFYHPQIAFQNAEKYFEISILEKDIILKHMFPLTILPPKYKESMIICMVDKYCATVEYVRCLKKPFQFQEKTCIIDKE; translated from the coding sequence ATGATAATAGATACCCTATACTGGAGTTGCATAGAAGATTTATGCCAACATCCTAAAGTACGAATGATGAAAAAGTATAAGCACCATAAAGATTTAAGTTGTCTTGAACATAGCTTACGTGTTTCCTTTTTAAGTTACATGCTATGTAAATCACTAAATCTTGATTATCGTGCTGCAGCTAGAGGTGGATTATTGCATGATTTCTTCCTGTATGAATGGAAGACAGAAAAATGTGAACTTGGTTTACATGGTTTTTATCATCCTCAAATAGCATTTCAAAATGCTGAAAAATACTTTGAGATAAGTATATTGGAGAAAGATATTATTCTTAAGCACATGTTTCCATTAACCATTTTACCTCCCAAATATAAAGAATCCATGATTATCTGTATGGTAGATAAATATTGTGCAACAGTAGAATATGTAAGATGTTTAAAAAAACCATTCCAATTCCAAGAAAAAACATGTATAATTGATAAAGAATAA
- a CDS encoding putative ABC transporter permease yields MILINIMIFFFTYSFLGWLLESAYKTWQEKELVNSGFLTGPLCPIYGAGGLLISLIHVSSSQYLGYGPLSILIQLVIAVLVTSLLELITGDIMQRVFNKRWWDYSQEKFNVKGHICLRFSLIWGILALGFIQIIHPLTSQAILEASSLYKESFVVMATLCFTIDLINSLRKNNIKKFMIIK; encoded by the coding sequence ATGATTTTAATTAATATCATGATTTTTTTCTTTACTTATTCTTTCTTAGGATGGTTATTAGAAAGTGCCTATAAAACATGGCAAGAGAAAGAGCTAGTTAATAGTGGTTTTTTAACAGGTCCTTTATGTCCCATTTATGGTGCTGGTGGTTTATTGATCAGTTTAATACATGTATCTTCGAGTCAATATTTAGGTTATGGACCTTTAAGTATACTGATTCAACTTGTCATAGCTGTCTTAGTGACGAGTTTATTAGAGCTCATAACAGGTGATATCATGCAAAGAGTATTCAATAAAAGATGGTGGGATTATAGTCAGGAAAAATTCAATGTGAAGGGGCATATTTGTCTTAGATTCTCTTTGATATGGGGAATTCTTGCATTGGGATTTATCCAGATCATACATCCATTAACGAGTCAAGCAATCCTTGAGGCATCTAGCCTGTATAAAGAATCTTTTGTAGTTATGGCTACTCTCTGTTTTACCATTGACTTAATAAACAGTTTAAGAAAGAATAACATTAAGAAATTCATGATTATCAAGTGA